The segment ATGAGACCGGCCATGCCGTGGCGCAGGGCTTTACGCCGCAAAACGTTGAGCTGGCGAAATCCACCGGTCGTTATTTTGGCAAGAAACATTATCAGGTGATGCTGGAAAGACCGGGCTATGTGCCGGTGACGATGCCGATCGAGGGCAGCGCCAATTTATGGTATCTGCTGGGTAATATTCCGTTGCTTGGTTTCCCTGGCTGGCTGCTGGTCGATCCCTTCTACGGTGGCATGTATGACCTGAAGCCAGCCAACCCTAAACCTTTCCTGAACCCAGTGGGCGCGCGCGGTTAATGGTACGCAAGAACCGTAGTGGCGCGATAAATCGCGCCGCTACTGGGCGGTTGGTTTCACCATCGCCCCCGGCGTTTTATGCTGCGCCAGGTACTGCTGCTGAAAGATGCACATACGGATGGTGTTGCGGTAGGCGCCGTTGATAAAAAACTCGTGTTTCAGCACCCCTTCCACCTCAAATCCCAGCTTGGTGTAGATGTGGATGGCCTTCTCATTCTCCTGATCGACAATCAGGTAGAGTTTGTAGAGATTCAACACCGAAAATCCGTAATCCATCGCCAGCTTCGCCGCCTGGCTTGCCAGACCTTTGCCCTGATGCGCCGGATCGATAATGATCTGAAACTCAGCGCGACGATGGACGTGATTAATCTCGACCAACTCCACCAGCCCGGCTTTTTGTCCATCATGCTCAACCACGAAACGGCGTTCGGTCTGATCATGAATATGTTTGTTGTACAGGTCCGAAAGCTCAACAAAGGCCTCATACGGCTCCTCGAACCAGTAACGCATCACGCTGGCGTTGTTATCTAACTGGTGCACAAAGTGCAGATCTTCCCGCTCCAGCGGACGCAATTTGACCGTCATACGGCATTCCTTTTTTGACTGAGATGTGGCGAGTATAGCTGCACCAAAGTGGTTGTTACGTTTGCAAACTTGCTCTGTGACGGTGCAGCGCATTTTCGGATCATCCGCGTGCGCCACCGCACAGACTCAATCTCCTTTCTGGCACAGCCATTGCTTTGCTTGTATAGATAAGCCTATACAACTGTTGTTTTTCATCACCTTTTTGACAGGAGTGGAAGATGGGTAAGCCAGTGCAACATGCAGTTCGTGCGTTAACCGTAGCAGTGATGTTAGGAGGCGTGCTGAGCGCCCAGGCAGCCGACACTAAAGTGGCAATCGGTATCTCCGGCTGGACCGGATTTGCGCCTCTGACCCTGGCCGACAAAGCCGGAATCTTCAAAAAACATGGCCTTGATGTTGATGTAAAAATGATCCCGCAAAGCAGCCGTCATCTGGCGGTGGCATCGGGTACCATTCAGTGCGCGGCAACCACGGTAGAAACCTATATTTCGTGGAATGCAGCCGGTGTGCCGATTAAACAGATCGTCCAGCTGGATAAATCCTACGGCGCTGATGGTCTGGCAACCCGTAGCGACATCACCAGCATCAAAGACCTGAAAGGCAAAACCATTGCGGTTGATGCGCCGGGCACGTCACCCTACTTCTTGCTGGCGTGGATGCTGGATAAAAACGGCCTGACGATGAAAGACGTCCATCTGGCGACTATGGCACCGCAGGCCGCGGCTCAGTCATTCGCGGCCGGGCAAAACGATGCGGCGGTAACCTATGAACCTTATCTGTCGGTGATCCGTAATCAACCGAAATCCGGCAAAATCCTTGCCACTACCCTCGACTACCCGATGGTGATGGATACCCTCGGCTGCACGCCAACTTTCCTGAAAGAGCATCCACAGGCAGCCAAAGCGCTGGTGGCGAGCTACTACGATGCGCTGGAGATGATCAAACAACAGCCAGATAAATCGAACGAAATCATGGGTGCGGCGGTGAAATCCAGCGGTAAAGAGTTTGCCGAATCTGCCAGCTACCTGCGTTGGGCAGGCCCGGAAGAGAACAAAAAATTCTTTAATGGTGAGATCGAAAGCTTTAGCGATGAAGCGGGCAAGCTGCTGTTGCGTGCCGGTGTGATCAAGAAAATGCCGGACGTGAAAAGCCTGTACGACGCCAGCTTCGTGCAGTAATCAGGGAGACAGGAGATGGAGATGAGTAAAAGCCAACCCGTAACGCCACCCGAGGCACTGCCGGATGCGCCACGTCGCTGGCACAATCCGCTGATGGTGCCGTTGAAAGCGATCTCAACCCGGCTGAGAATTGGCCTCGGCGTGGGATTCTTTGTGCTGTTTGTCGCGGTGTGGGCGCTGGTGACCTTCAGTGGCATGGTTTCGCCTACCTTCCTGGCCGATCCGATCACCATGCTGGAGCAGGGCGTATCGCTGTTCACCGAATATAATTTCTCGCTGGATATCGGTATGACGGTGATGCGTGTACTGGCCGGGTTTCTGCTGGCGGCGCTGATAGGTGTGCCGCTCGGCATCATGATGGGCGCGTACAAAATGTGGGAAGCCTTTCTCGAACCTTTTGTCTCCTTCTGCCGTTATCTGCCAGCGTCGGCGTTTGTGCCGCTGCTGATCCTGTGGGCCGGTATTGGTGAGATGCAAAAGATCCTCGTCATCTTTATCGGCTCCTTTTTCCAGATTGTGTTGATGGTGGCGGTCACTGTCAGCAGCGCGCGGCGCGATCTGGTCGAAGCGGCCTACACGCTGGGGTGTAGCAATCGCTCGATCGTGCGTCGGGTGTTGATCCCTGGCGCCGCTCCAGGCATTGCGGAGCTGTTGCGGCTGGTACTGGGCTGGGCCTGGACTTACGTCATCGTCGCGGAGCTGATCGGCTCGGAAAGCGGCATCGGTCATATGATCGTCGACAGCCAGGCGCTGTTGAATACCGGGCAAATTATCTTTGGCATCATTGTGATTGGTTGTATCGGTCTGGTGTCGGATTATCTGTTCAAAGTCGCCAACCGGCGCTTGTTTGCATGGAGTAACCTGTGATGAAGCACAGCAAGCTGAATGTACGCGGAGTGGAGCGCGTCTTTACCGGGCCGAAAGGCGAACAAACCCAGGCGCTGCAACCGATTCATTATCAGGTGGAAGAGAATGATTTCATTACCATTCTTGGGCCATCGGGGTGTGGAAAATCAACATTGCTGCGCATTATCGCCGGGCTGGATACCCCCACGCGCGGGGAGATCTGGCTGGATGGACAACCGGTCGATGGCCCTGGCGCTGACCGGGGCATGGTGTTCCAGAGCTACACGCTGTTCCCGTGGCTGACGGTGGAGGAGAACATTCGCTTCGGCCTGCGTGAGCGGGGCTTAAGCACGGCGCAGCAGAAAGAACGCAGCGATTACTATATCCAGCAGGTGGGTCTGCGCGGTTTTGCACAGCACTATCCGCGCCAGCTATCAGGCGGGATGCAGCAGCGTACCGCCATTGCCCGCGCGTTGGCGAACGATCCCAAAGTGTTGTTGATGGATGAGCCGTTCGGTGCGCTGGATAATCAGACGCGCGTGATGATGCAGGAACTGTTGTTATCGGTGTGGGAGCAGTCGCGTAAGACGGTACTGTTTGTTACCCACGATATCGACGAGGCGATTTTTATGGCGAACAAAGTGGCGATTTTCAGTGCCAGGCCGGGTCGCATCAAGCAGGAAGTGGCGGTGAACTTTAACAGTGGACGGGATTACACCATCAAAACCTCACCGGAATTTATGACGCTGAAGGCGGAGATAACGGAGTCGATTCGCAGCGAAACGCTGCAAACGATGGCGCATTAATGGATTGCGCGATGAATCCACCCGTCGCGACGCGATAAATCGCGCCGCGACGGAAATTTATGCACTTAACTGTTCAACAATCCGCCCCTGAGCCATACGCGCCGCACGATCGCACATATGGTCGATGACATCGGGATCGTGGCTTACCAGCACCATCGTCAGTCCATCATCGCGCTTCAGCTCGTTCAGCAGGTTAAGGATTTCTGCCTGGACCGACATATCCAGCGCCGACGTCGGCTCATCCAGTAACAGGATCTTCGGCTGCAACAGCAGGGCGCGCACGATCGCCACGCGCTGGCGCTGACCACCGGACAACTGATGTGGATAGCGATCCGCCAATGCCGGATCAAGACCGACATGGCGAAAGCCCTCGTTAATACGATCATCGATATGGTCGTATTTCAGCATCTTCAGCGGCTCGGCCAGGGTGCGACGCAGCCGGTGGCGTGGATGCAGCGAAGCATAGGGGTCCTGAAACACCATCTGCACATCGCGGCGGAGTTGGCCGGTAAAGGGCTTACCGGGCTGCACGCGGGTGCCTGCCAGCGCCATGCTGCCGGACCAGTGGGGATTCAGACCGGCAATCACCCACAGCAACGATGATTTGCCGCAGCCAGAAGGGCCAACCAGGCCAAAACACTCGCCAGCCTTCACGTTAAGGGTGACGTCATGCACCACGGTACGCAGCTCGTAGCCCTGCTTATGGGAGACGCTCAGGTTGGATAACTCAATCATGCTTCTGCTCCAGGGCGGCACGATCCAGCACCGGCAGTGCTGTACCATGAGTGGCTTTGCTCGGGCGGCAGGCCCACAACGTGCGGGTATAAGGATGGCTGGCGTGGGACAACTCCGCCGCTGGCAGCGTATCCAGCAGGCGGCCTTTGTACATCACCATCACCCGTTCGCAGTGTTCCGACACCTGTTGCAGATCGTGGCTGATCAGCAGTAGCCCCATATTGCGTTGTTCCACCAGACGGCGAATCAGCGCCAGTACCTGATCGCGCATTGCATGATCGAGCGCAGAGGTCGGTTCATCAGCGATCAGCAGTTCGGGATCGGTGATCAGCGCAATCGCCAGCATCACGCGCTGCCCCATACCACCGGAGAGCTGGTGGGGATAACGCTTCATCAGCTGGCGCGGATCGGGCAGGCCCACCGCATCCAGCATCTCGCACACCTTCTCTTTGCGCTCGGCGCGGCTCAGACGATGGTGCAACACCAGCGGTTCCTCCACCTGCCAGCCAATGGTGCGCGTGGGATTGAGGGCATATTTCGGGTCCTGCATCACCATCGCCACCTTGCTACCGCGCAGTCGGCTCCAGTCACGCTCACGCATCTGCAACGCATCTTCTCCAACCACCTGCAAACGTTCGGCCTGCAAATGCAGCGACGGCGACAGCAGGCCCATCAGGGTGCGGGCGGTGAGGGATTTACCCGAGCCGGATTCGCCGACCAGCGCCACGCGTTCGCGGCCCAGCTGCAAGTGAATGTTATCGACCAGCAGGGCATCGTCACTACGGATCGTCAGTCCCTGCGCATCAATTAACAGATTATTTGGCATGACGGGTATCCAGTTGATCGCGCAGGCCATCGCCTGTCAGGTTAAATGCCAGGCTGGCAAGTAAAATAGCCCCGCCAGGCGCAGCGGCGACCCACCATTGGTCGAAAATCACTTTACTGCCTTCGGCCACCATCGAACCCCATTCGGCGGTCGGCGGTTGCACGCCCATACCAAGGAAGCCCAAACCGGCAGCGGAAAGAATGATGCCACCGAGACTCAGCGCAGCACGCACCACGGCGGTGGGCAGGCAGAGCGGCAGAATATGACCAAACATCAGACGCAGGCCGGTAATGCCTTGCATACGCGCTGCGGCGAGGTAATCACTGCGGCGCAGTGCCAGAGTCTCAGCACGCGCCTGACGGGCAAATGGCGGCCAACTGGTGAGCGCCAGCGCCAATGCGCCATTCATCAGGCCGGGGCCAAGCATGGCGACAAACGCCAGAGCGATCACCAGGTTAGGCAGCGAGAGAAAGATGTCGGTAATGCGCATCAAAACGCGTTCAGTCCAGCCGCCAACGTAACCGGCGGTGATACCGACCAGCAGACCCACCGGAATGGTTAGCACCAAAATCAGCGTCACCAGCATCAGCGTTGGGCGCGTACCGT is part of the Pantoea phytobeneficialis genome and harbors:
- the speG gene encoding spermidine N1-acetyltransferase; amino-acid sequence: MTVKLRPLEREDLHFVHQLDNNASVMRYWFEEPYEAFVELSDLYNKHIHDQTERRFVVEHDGQKAGLVELVEINHVHRRAEFQIIIDPAHQGKGLASQAAKLAMDYGFSVLNLYKLYLIVDQENEKAIHIYTKLGFEVEGVLKHEFFINGAYRNTIRMCIFQQQYLAQHKTPGAMVKPTAQ
- a CDS encoding ABC transporter substrate-binding protein; the encoded protein is MLGGVLSAQAADTKVAIGISGWTGFAPLTLADKAGIFKKHGLDVDVKMIPQSSRHLAVASGTIQCAATTVETYISWNAAGVPIKQIVQLDKSYGADGLATRSDITSIKDLKGKTIAVDAPGTSPYFLLAWMLDKNGLTMKDVHLATMAPQAAAQSFAAGQNDAAVTYEPYLSVIRNQPKSGKILATTLDYPMVMDTLGCTPTFLKEHPQAAKALVASYYDALEMIKQQPDKSNEIMGAAVKSSGKEFAESASYLRWAGPEENKKFFNGEIESFSDEAGKLLLRAGVIKKMPDVKSLYDASFVQ
- a CDS encoding ABC transporter permease, translating into MSKSQPVTPPEALPDAPRRWHNPLMVPLKAISTRLRIGLGVGFFVLFVAVWALVTFSGMVSPTFLADPITMLEQGVSLFTEYNFSLDIGMTVMRVLAGFLLAALIGVPLGIMMGAYKMWEAFLEPFVSFCRYLPASAFVPLLILWAGIGEMQKILVIFIGSFFQIVLMVAVTVSSARRDLVEAAYTLGCSNRSIVRRVLIPGAAPGIAELLRLVLGWAWTYVIVAELIGSESGIGHMIVDSQALLNTGQIIFGIIVIGCIGLVSDYLFKVANRRLFAWSNL
- a CDS encoding ABC transporter ATP-binding protein; amino-acid sequence: MKHSKLNVRGVERVFTGPKGEQTQALQPIHYQVEENDFITILGPSGCGKSTLLRIIAGLDTPTRGEIWLDGQPVDGPGADRGMVFQSYTLFPWLTVEENIRFGLRERGLSTAQQKERSDYYIQQVGLRGFAQHYPRQLSGGMQQRTAIARALANDPKVLLMDEPFGALDNQTRVMMQELLLSVWEQSRKTVLFVTHDIDEAIFMANKVAIFSARPGRIKQEVAVNFNSGRDYTIKTSPEFMTLKAEITESIRSETLQTMAH
- a CDS encoding ABC transporter ATP-binding protein, whose product is MIELSNLSVSHKQGYELRTVVHDVTLNVKAGECFGLVGPSGCGKSSLLWVIAGLNPHWSGSMALAGTRVQPGKPFTGQLRRDVQMVFQDPYASLHPRHRLRRTLAEPLKMLKYDHIDDRINEGFRHVGLDPALADRYPHQLSGGQRQRVAIVRALLLQPKILLLDEPTSALDMSVQAEILNLLNELKRDDGLTMVLVSHDPDVIDHMCDRAARMAQGRIVEQLSA
- a CDS encoding ABC transporter ATP-binding protein — protein: MPNNLLIDAQGLTIRSDDALLVDNIHLQLGRERVALVGESGSGKSLTARTLMGLLSPSLHLQAERLQVVGEDALQMRERDWSRLRGSKVAMVMQDPKYALNPTRTIGWQVEEPLVLHHRLSRAERKEKVCEMLDAVGLPDPRQLMKRYPHQLSGGMGQRVMLAIALITDPELLIADEPTSALDHAMRDQVLALIRRLVEQRNMGLLLISHDLQQVSEHCERVMVMYKGRLLDTLPAAELSHASHPYTRTLWACRPSKATHGTALPVLDRAALEQKHD
- a CDS encoding ABC transporter permease, encoding MTQQLSELETLRPRRSRRRITSLSIGLTLVGILLVMAIFAPWLAPDDPNVQTIGMRLLPPSAAHWFGTDGFGRDLLSRVIYGTRPTLMLVTLILVLTIPVGLLVGITAGYVGGWTERVLMRITDIFLSLPNLVIALAFVAMLGPGLMNGALALALTSWPPFARQARAETLALRRSDYLAAARMQGITGLRLMFGHILPLCLPTAVVRAALSLGGIILSAAGLGFLGMGVQPPTAEWGSMVAEGSKVIFDQWWVAAAPGGAILLASLAFNLTGDGLRDQLDTRHAK